One genomic segment of Drosophila melanogaster chromosome 3L includes these proteins:
- the Culd gene encoding CUB and LDLa domain, isoform B, producing MLAEALGYGYLLAYVICLLCWPGEAYPASSSYRDLDICNHWDGRRHFLELGSPAGEVHARNVTTTAYRSSPLVFKNDAVAGDVWYQCSLELVTCAECVIRVAFTYANFSKSCGNTGGKSSMCPCEHIQFSEPPYDSTISGQEFCGDGKVFRSKTRTLQLKFFYRASNAHVFSLQYFSERNVRIVSGSPKQSIVGNGSTKSQPQVISTPYFPMAYPRDYGIEHILTCEADNCQVRLDFTDFQLGLTSTLEIFDSNGQMLDSYTGEHFRPPITVSSGKSLLLQFRGNSATGVGFRAEVSFVSSKQLKDERLVPYTDCGGMVTGPGGAITMMNMIENATDVRLFDCIWIIKPGNNYMMMKTHISLRVDDFYGMAARSELTIRQGTTSDAVEIENVMWPNNGLSKESHVAPILNGYYIRLRGVFGMSSKLAIVYSVFNYLNCYIGSEFLCGNNHCISIRLHCDGFDHCGDGSDEPDSCEEDWAHLHHDRRWYSHKPNYYFPKIDQYPDLKTATGIFIISTLGIFGVLSGWMVILYRMGVRARHQRELQSHLQTISELLDRQDEDRTPDEPPSYEAPPDYEEVIKVGMQQELREPRRQRRARRAPPRDRSCSRAASNCTVQSVLPLHRSCTLERDQEQPSTSAAAMTHAVAATDTTEDAEHVQTMAQRMLLATAICESHLQALQARLSRQQRSQGSGSNPWGFQRARHRYPLGVNYPQQVGQPQRPAARQMSAPREATHLAFHSL from the exons ATGCTAGCCGAAGCATTGGGCTATGGCTACCTGCTGGCCTACGTGATCTGCCTGCTCTGCTGGCCAGGAGAGGCGTATCCCGCCAGCAGTAGCTACCGGGATCTGGATATATGCAATCATTGGGACGGAAGACGTCACTTCCTGGAACTGGGAAGTCCAGCTGGAGAGGTGCACGCCAGGAATGTGACTACTACTGCCTATAGA AGCTCGCCGCTGGTTTTTAAGAACGATGCAGTGGCCGGGGATGTGTGGTACCAGTGCAGCCTGGAGCTGGTCACCTGTGCCGAGTGCGTCATCCGAGTGGCCTTCACCTATGCCAACTTCTCCAAAAGTTGCGGCAATACGGGTGGCAAGTCCAGCATGTGTCCCTGCGAGCATATCCAGTTCTCGGAGCCGCCCTATGATTCCACCATTTCCGGCCAAGAGTTCTGTGGAGATGGCAAGGTGTTTCGGAGCAAAACCAGGACACTGCAGTTGAAATTCTTCTACAGAGCCAGCAATGCGCACGTGTTCTCCCTTCAATACTTCTCGGAAC GCAACGTGCGGATAGTCAGTGGCTCCCCCAAGCAGTCTATTGTGGGCAATGGGAGTACAAAGTCCCAGCCACAAGTGATCTCCACGCCGTATTTCCCGATGGCATATCCACGCGACTATGGTATCGAACACATCCTCACCTGCGAGGCGGACAACTGCCAGGTGCGTTTGGATTTTACCGACTTCCAGCTGGGCCTCACCTCCACCCTAGAGATCTTCGACTCCAATGGCCAGATGCTGGACTCCTATACGGGTGAGCACTTCCGTCCGCCGATCACGGTGAGCAGCGGCAAGTCTCTGCTCCTGCAGTTTCGAGGAAATTCCGCCACCGGAGTGGGTTTTCGCGCGGAGGTTAGCTTCGTATCCTCCAAGCAGCTCAAGGACGAGCGACTGGTGCCCTACACAG ATTGCGGGGGAATGGTTACCGGACCTGGTGGCGCCATCACCATGATGAACATGATCGAAAATGCCACGGACGTGCGGCTGTTTGACTGCATCTGGATTATAAAGCCCGGCAACAACTACATGATGATGAAAACCCACATCTCGTTGAGAGTGGATGACTTCTACGGCATGGCCGCCAGATCTGAGCTCACAATACGGCAGGGCACCACCTCGGATGCCGTGGAGATCGAGAATGTGATGTGGCCGAACAATGGGCTGAGCAAGGAGAGTCATGTGGCGCCCATCCTCAATGGCTACTACATTCGACTGCGTGGGGTATTCGGGATGTCCTCCAAGCTGGCCATCGTCTACAGCGTGTTCAACTACTTGA ATTGCTATATTGGCTCGGAGTTTCTGTGCGGGAACAATCACTGCATATCCATTCGCCTCCACTGCGATGGCTTCGACCATTGTGGGGATGGCAGCGATGAGCCGGATTCCTGCGAGGAGGACTGGGCACACCTGCATCACGATCGTCGCTGGTACTCTCACAAGCCCAACTATTATTTCCCCAAGATAGACCAGTATCCAGATCTTAAGACGGCCACGGGAATCTTTATCATCAGCACACTTGGCATATTTGGTGTGCTGTCCGGCTGGATGGTGATCCTGTACAGGATGGGGGTTAGAGCACGACACCAACGTGAGCTTCAAAGCCACCTGCAGACGATCAGTGAGCTGTTGGATCGCCAGGACGAGGATCGCACGCCCGATGAGCCACCCAGCTACGAGGCACCACCCGATTACGAGGAGGTCATCAAGGTAGGAATGCAACAGGAGCTACGGGAGCCACGTCGCCAGAGACGGGCCCGTCGAGCTCCGCCTAGAGATCGGAGCTGCAGTCGCGCCGCAAGCAATTGCACCGTGCAATCGGTACTCCCACTGCATCGCAGCTGCACCCTGGAAAGGGATCAAGAACAGCCCAGTACCTCGGCGGCGGCAATGACCCATGCGGTGGCTGCCACGGATACAACGGAGGATGCCGAACACGTCCAGACGATGGCCCAGCGAATGCTCCTCGCCACGGCTATTTGTG AGTCCCACTTGCAGGCACTGCAGGCACGTCTCTCCCGGCAGCAAAGGAGTCAGGGCAGCGGGTCCAATCCGTGGGGATTTCAACGAGCCCGTCATCGTTATCCGCTGGGGGTGAACTACCCACAGCAGGTGGGTCAGCCACAACGCCCGGCAGCACGGCAGATGAGTGCACCCAGGGAGGCGACTCACTTAGCATTTCACTCACTCTAG
- the Culd gene encoding CUB and LDLa domain, isoform E, whose amino-acid sequence MLAEALGYGYLLAYVICLLCWPGEAYPASSSYRDLDICNHWDGRRHFLELGSPAGEVHARNVTTTAYRSSPLVFKNDAVAGDVWYQCSLELVTCAECVIRVAFTYANFSKSCGNTGGKSSMCPCEHIQFSEPPYDSTISGQEFCGDGKVFRSKTRTLQLKFFYRASNAHVFSLQYFSERKI is encoded by the exons ATGCTAGCCGAAGCATTGGGCTATGGCTACCTGCTGGCCTACGTGATCTGCCTGCTCTGCTGGCCAGGAGAGGCGTATCCCGCCAGCAGTAGCTACCGGGATCTGGATATATGCAATCATTGGGACGGAAGACGTCACTTCCTGGAACTGGGAAGTCCAGCTGGAGAGGTGCACGCCAGGAATGTGACTACTACTGCCTATAGA AGCTCGCCGCTGGTTTTTAAGAACGATGCAGTGGCCGGGGATGTGTGGTACCAGTGCAGCCTGGAGCTGGTCACCTGTGCCGAGTGCGTCATCCGAGTGGCCTTCACCTATGCCAACTTCTCCAAAAGTTGCGGCAATACGGGTGGCAAGTCCAGCATGTGTCCCTGCGAGCATATCCAGTTCTCGGAGCCGCCCTATGATTCCACCATTTCCGGCCAAGAGTTCTGTGGAGATGGCAAGGTGTTTCGGAGCAAAACCAGGACACTGCAGTTGAAATTCTTCTACAGAGCCAGCAATGCGCACGTGTTCTCCCTTCAATACTTCTCGGAACGTAAGATTTAG
- the Culd gene encoding CUB and LDLa domain, isoform A: protein MLAEALGYGYLLAYVICLLCWPGEAYPASSSYRDLDICNHWDGRRHFLELGSPAGEVHARNVTTTAYRSSPLVFKNDAVAGDVWYQCSLELVTCAECVIRVAFTYANFSKSCGNTGGKSSMCPCEHIQFSEPPYDSTISGQEFCGDGKVFRSKTRTLQLKFFYRASNAHVFSLQYFSERNVRIVSGSPKQSIVGNGSTKSQPQVISTPYFPMAYPRDYGIEHILTCEADNCQVRLDFTDFQLGLTSTLEIFDSNGQMLDSYTGEHFRPPITVSSGKSLLLQFRGNSATGVGFRAEVSFVSSKQLKDERLVPYTDCGGMVTGPGGAITMMNMIENATDVRLFDCIWIIKPGNNYMMMKTHISLRVDDFYGMAARSELTIRQGTTSDAVEIENVMWPNNGLSKESHVAPILNGYYIRLRGVFGMSSKLAIVYSVFNYLNCYIGSEFLCGNNHCISIRLHCDGFDHCGDGSDEPDSCEEDWAHLHHDRRWYSHKPNYYFPKIDQYPDLKTATGIFIISTLGIFGVLSGWMVILYRMGVRARHQRELQSHLQTISELLDRQDEDRTPDEPPSYEAPPDYEEVIKVGMQQELREPRRQRRARRAPPRDRSCSRAASNCTVQSVLPLHRSCTLERDQEQPSTSAAAMTHAVAATDTTEDAEHVQTMAQRMLLATAICGTAGTSLPAAKESGQRVQSVGISTSPSSLSAGGELPTAGGSATTPGSTADECTQGGDSLSISLTLGLPSTTAESPVTTDQNQLQKQSPEQTISNCTEHTFLKRSWLVVQQVPPGRGYRVRRLRHTFSSPEAFTSDELHLPYPDFLSYGTNLPHERSSSNFGSELSRDPSSYSVGKRARLTPEDTSGSETITQEMEQSNQTLQSHVIVESHPNHSESESEAEQQVSCFGAVAQRPKRRHRGHVRSRSFSNARGGSAGRRRLMQRSSSADLLMNYATMAVSTPQKTSEAMQRLFFI from the exons ATGCTAGCCGAAGCATTGGGCTATGGCTACCTGCTGGCCTACGTGATCTGCCTGCTCTGCTGGCCAGGAGAGGCGTATCCCGCCAGCAGTAGCTACCGGGATCTGGATATATGCAATCATTGGGACGGAAGACGTCACTTCCTGGAACTGGGAAGTCCAGCTGGAGAGGTGCACGCCAGGAATGTGACTACTACTGCCTATAGA AGCTCGCCGCTGGTTTTTAAGAACGATGCAGTGGCCGGGGATGTGTGGTACCAGTGCAGCCTGGAGCTGGTCACCTGTGCCGAGTGCGTCATCCGAGTGGCCTTCACCTATGCCAACTTCTCCAAAAGTTGCGGCAATACGGGTGGCAAGTCCAGCATGTGTCCCTGCGAGCATATCCAGTTCTCGGAGCCGCCCTATGATTCCACCATTTCCGGCCAAGAGTTCTGTGGAGATGGCAAGGTGTTTCGGAGCAAAACCAGGACACTGCAGTTGAAATTCTTCTACAGAGCCAGCAATGCGCACGTGTTCTCCCTTCAATACTTCTCGGAAC GCAACGTGCGGATAGTCAGTGGCTCCCCCAAGCAGTCTATTGTGGGCAATGGGAGTACAAAGTCCCAGCCACAAGTGATCTCCACGCCGTATTTCCCGATGGCATATCCACGCGACTATGGTATCGAACACATCCTCACCTGCGAGGCGGACAACTGCCAGGTGCGTTTGGATTTTACCGACTTCCAGCTGGGCCTCACCTCCACCCTAGAGATCTTCGACTCCAATGGCCAGATGCTGGACTCCTATACGGGTGAGCACTTCCGTCCGCCGATCACGGTGAGCAGCGGCAAGTCTCTGCTCCTGCAGTTTCGAGGAAATTCCGCCACCGGAGTGGGTTTTCGCGCGGAGGTTAGCTTCGTATCCTCCAAGCAGCTCAAGGACGAGCGACTGGTGCCCTACACAG ATTGCGGGGGAATGGTTACCGGACCTGGTGGCGCCATCACCATGATGAACATGATCGAAAATGCCACGGACGTGCGGCTGTTTGACTGCATCTGGATTATAAAGCCCGGCAACAACTACATGATGATGAAAACCCACATCTCGTTGAGAGTGGATGACTTCTACGGCATGGCCGCCAGATCTGAGCTCACAATACGGCAGGGCACCACCTCGGATGCCGTGGAGATCGAGAATGTGATGTGGCCGAACAATGGGCTGAGCAAGGAGAGTCATGTGGCGCCCATCCTCAATGGCTACTACATTCGACTGCGTGGGGTATTCGGGATGTCCTCCAAGCTGGCCATCGTCTACAGCGTGTTCAACTACTTGA ATTGCTATATTGGCTCGGAGTTTCTGTGCGGGAACAATCACTGCATATCCATTCGCCTCCACTGCGATGGCTTCGACCATTGTGGGGATGGCAGCGATGAGCCGGATTCCTGCGAGGAGGACTGGGCACACCTGCATCACGATCGTCGCTGGTACTCTCACAAGCCCAACTATTATTTCCCCAAGATAGACCAGTATCCAGATCTTAAGACGGCCACGGGAATCTTTATCATCAGCACACTTGGCATATTTGGTGTGCTGTCCGGCTGGATGGTGATCCTGTACAGGATGGGGGTTAGAGCACGACACCAACGTGAGCTTCAAAGCCACCTGCAGACGATCAGTGAGCTGTTGGATCGCCAGGACGAGGATCGCACGCCCGATGAGCCACCCAGCTACGAGGCACCACCCGATTACGAGGAGGTCATCAAGGTAGGAATGCAACAGGAGCTACGGGAGCCACGTCGCCAGAGACGGGCCCGTCGAGCTCCGCCTAGAGATCGGAGCTGCAGTCGCGCCGCAAGCAATTGCACCGTGCAATCGGTACTCCCACTGCATCGCAGCTGCACCCTGGAAAGGGATCAAGAACAGCCCAGTACCTCGGCGGCGGCAATGACCCATGCGGTGGCTGCCACGGATACAACGGAGGATGCCGAACACGTCCAGACGATGGCCCAGCGAATGCTCCTCGCCACGGCTATTTGTG GCACTGCAGGCACGTCTCTCCCGGCAGCAAAGGAGTCAGGGCAGCGGGTCCAATCCGTGGGGATTTCAACGAGCCCGTCATCGTTATCCGCTGGGGGTGAACTACCCACAGCAGGTGGGTCAGCCACAACGCCCGGCAGCACGGCAGATGAGTGCACCCAGGGAGGCGACTCACTTAGCATTTCACTCACTCTAGGCTTGCCCTCCACCACGGCAGAGAGTCCTGTGACAACCGACCAGAACCAATTGCAGAAACAAAGTCCGGAGCAGACAATCAGCAATTGCACGGAGCACACCTTCCTAAAGAGATCGTGGTTGGTGGTGCAACAGGTTCCACCTGGCAGGGGTTACCGTGTCCGGAGGCTGCGACATACCTTCTCCTCTCCTGAAGCATTCACTAGCGATGAGCTGCATCTGCCGTACCCGGATTTCCTGAGCTACGGCACTAATCTTCCACATGAACGGAGCAGTAGTAATTTCGGATCCGAGTTGTCGAGGGACCCATCGAGTTATAGTGTGGGCAAACGAGCTCGCTTGACGCCCGAGGACACAAGTGGATCGGAGACCATTACCCAGGAGATGGAGCAATCCAACCAGACACTCCAGTCCCATGTGATAGTGGAAAGTCACCCGAATCACAGCGAAAGTGAGAGCGAAGCGGAGCAGCAGGTGTCCTGCTTTGGAGCCGTAGCCCAGCGGCCCAAGAGGCGTCATCGGGGTCATGTGAGGAGCCGATCCTTTAGCAATGCCAGAGGTGGCAGTGCCGGAAGGAGGCGTCTCATGCAGCGCAGCTCGTCGGCCGATCTTTTGATGAACTACGCGACAATGGCGGTATCGACGCCACAAAAAACGAGCGAGGCAATGCAGCGATTGTTCTTCATCTGA
- the Culd gene encoding CUB and LDLa domain, isoform C, whose amino-acid sequence MLAEALGYGYLLAYVICLLCWPGEAYPASSSYRDLDICNHWDGRRHFLELGSPAGEVHARNVTTTAYRSSPLVFKNDAVAGDVWYQCSLELVTCAECVIRVAFTYANFSKSCGNTGGKSSMCPCEHIQFSEPPYDSTISGQEFCGDGKVFRSKTRTLQLKFFYRASNAHVFSLQYFSERNVRIVSGSPKQSIVGNGSTKSQPQVISTPYFPMAYPRDYGIEHILTCEADNCQVRLDFTDFQLGLTSTLEIFDSNGQMLDSYTGEHFRPPITVSSGKSLLLQFRGNSATGVGFRAEVSFVSSKQLKDERLVPYTDCGGMVTGPGGAITMMNMIENATDVRLFDCIWIIKPGNNYMMMKTHISLRVDDFYGMAARSELTIRQGTTSDAVEIENVMWPNNGLSKESHVAPILNGYYIRLRGVFGMSSKLAIVYSVFNYLNCYIGSEFLCGNNHCISIRLHCDGFDHCGDGSDEPDSCEEDWAHLHHDRRWYSHKPNYYFPKIDQYPDLKTATGIFIISTLGIFGVLSGWMVILYRMGVRARHQRELQSHLQTISELLDRQDEDRTPDEPPSYEAPPDYEEVIKVGMQQELREPRRQRRARRAPPRDRSCSRAASNCTVQSVLPLHRSCTLERDQEQPSTSAAAMTHAVAATDTTEDAEHVQTMAQRMLLATAICGRSRVPPIPPCSR is encoded by the exons ATGCTAGCCGAAGCATTGGGCTATGGCTACCTGCTGGCCTACGTGATCTGCCTGCTCTGCTGGCCAGGAGAGGCGTATCCCGCCAGCAGTAGCTACCGGGATCTGGATATATGCAATCATTGGGACGGAAGACGTCACTTCCTGGAACTGGGAAGTCCAGCTGGAGAGGTGCACGCCAGGAATGTGACTACTACTGCCTATAGA AGCTCGCCGCTGGTTTTTAAGAACGATGCAGTGGCCGGGGATGTGTGGTACCAGTGCAGCCTGGAGCTGGTCACCTGTGCCGAGTGCGTCATCCGAGTGGCCTTCACCTATGCCAACTTCTCCAAAAGTTGCGGCAATACGGGTGGCAAGTCCAGCATGTGTCCCTGCGAGCATATCCAGTTCTCGGAGCCGCCCTATGATTCCACCATTTCCGGCCAAGAGTTCTGTGGAGATGGCAAGGTGTTTCGGAGCAAAACCAGGACACTGCAGTTGAAATTCTTCTACAGAGCCAGCAATGCGCACGTGTTCTCCCTTCAATACTTCTCGGAAC GCAACGTGCGGATAGTCAGTGGCTCCCCCAAGCAGTCTATTGTGGGCAATGGGAGTACAAAGTCCCAGCCACAAGTGATCTCCACGCCGTATTTCCCGATGGCATATCCACGCGACTATGGTATCGAACACATCCTCACCTGCGAGGCGGACAACTGCCAGGTGCGTTTGGATTTTACCGACTTCCAGCTGGGCCTCACCTCCACCCTAGAGATCTTCGACTCCAATGGCCAGATGCTGGACTCCTATACGGGTGAGCACTTCCGTCCGCCGATCACGGTGAGCAGCGGCAAGTCTCTGCTCCTGCAGTTTCGAGGAAATTCCGCCACCGGAGTGGGTTTTCGCGCGGAGGTTAGCTTCGTATCCTCCAAGCAGCTCAAGGACGAGCGACTGGTGCCCTACACAG ATTGCGGGGGAATGGTTACCGGACCTGGTGGCGCCATCACCATGATGAACATGATCGAAAATGCCACGGACGTGCGGCTGTTTGACTGCATCTGGATTATAAAGCCCGGCAACAACTACATGATGATGAAAACCCACATCTCGTTGAGAGTGGATGACTTCTACGGCATGGCCGCCAGATCTGAGCTCACAATACGGCAGGGCACCACCTCGGATGCCGTGGAGATCGAGAATGTGATGTGGCCGAACAATGGGCTGAGCAAGGAGAGTCATGTGGCGCCCATCCTCAATGGCTACTACATTCGACTGCGTGGGGTATTCGGGATGTCCTCCAAGCTGGCCATCGTCTACAGCGTGTTCAACTACTTGA ATTGCTATATTGGCTCGGAGTTTCTGTGCGGGAACAATCACTGCATATCCATTCGCCTCCACTGCGATGGCTTCGACCATTGTGGGGATGGCAGCGATGAGCCGGATTCCTGCGAGGAGGACTGGGCACACCTGCATCACGATCGTCGCTGGTACTCTCACAAGCCCAACTATTATTTCCCCAAGATAGACCAGTATCCAGATCTTAAGACGGCCACGGGAATCTTTATCATCAGCACACTTGGCATATTTGGTGTGCTGTCCGGCTGGATGGTGATCCTGTACAGGATGGGGGTTAGAGCACGACACCAACGTGAGCTTCAAAGCCACCTGCAGACGATCAGTGAGCTGTTGGATCGCCAGGACGAGGATCGCACGCCCGATGAGCCACCCAGCTACGAGGCACCACCCGATTACGAGGAGGTCATCAAGGTAGGAATGCAACAGGAGCTACGGGAGCCACGTCGCCAGAGACGGGCCCGTCGAGCTCCGCCTAGAGATCGGAGCTGCAGTCGCGCCGCAAGCAATTGCACCGTGCAATCGGTACTCCCACTGCATCGCAGCTGCACCCTGGAAAGGGATCAAGAACAGCCCAGTACCTCGGCGGCGGCAATGACCCATGCGGTGGCTGCCACGGATACAACGGAGGATGCCGAACACGTCCAGACGATGGCCCAGCGAATGCTCCTCGCCACGGCTATTTGTGGTAGGTCGAGAGTTCCCCCAATCCCGCCCTGCAGTCGCTAA